A region of the Desulfobacter postgatei 2ac9 genome:
CAGAGTAAATCCCTGCACCTTGAAACCATGGAACAGATTCGGGCCGAATATGAACAGGTGATGAATACCTGGATACCTTTTTCCACACATATTGAGCGTATGGGCGTTCACAGGGCACCGGCCCTCTCCTATGCCGGAAAAGAAGCGGCTGTGGCCGCCTACGCACAATTGTGGCAGGAAATTCAGAATTAAGGGAACAGCGTATGATGAAAGAGATAGAACGAAAGTTCCTGCTTACAAAAATGCCGGAGATTGTTCTGCAGTCCACCATTTGTATCCGGCAGGGCTATATTTCCAAATCCCGGGATTCTGTTGAGATCAGACTTCGCCAGAAAGGCGATGCTTTTTTTATGACCTTTAAACGGGGGCAGGGGCTTGTGCGGGATGAAGCGGAAATCAGGATTAATGAAGCGGATTTTGATTATCTGTGGCCTTTGACCCAGGGGCGTCAGG
Encoded here:
- a CDS encoding CYTH domain-containing protein is translated as MMKEIERKFLLTKMPEIVLQSTICIRQGYISKSRDSVEIRLRQKGDAFFMTFKRGQGLVRDEAEIRINEADFDYLWPLTQGRQVEKHRSQATLEDGLTVEIDEFSGTLAGLFLCEVEFGDETQARTFVPPQWFGADVTEDSRYKNKSLAENGIPEN